From a region of the Arachis ipaensis cultivar K30076 chromosome B09, Araip1.1, whole genome shotgun sequence genome:
- the LOC110267189 gene encoding probable H/ACA ribonucleoprotein complex subunit 1 yields the protein MNVTLFLPLAISTFLFIIISISSASRDTPLTYTNGQQPQQLGKLNGSIDDEGKRSLDEKVNEKNASNLHIVSKKGGGGRGGGGRRAGGGWGSRGRAGGGRGGGGWTWIFANSGGRNCRNSASRFWILLLIIFVILDITTLFFFY from the exons ATGAATGTCACATTATTTCTTCCATTAGCAATATCAACATTCCTATTCATCATTATTTCAATCTCATCTGCTTCCAGGGACACACCCCTAACCTATACCAATGGGCAACAACCACAACAACTTG GAAAACTAAATGGAAGCATAGATGATGAAGGCAAAAGAAGTTTAGATGAAAAAGTGAATGAGAAAAATGCGAGTAATCTACATATTGTTTCAAAGAAAGGAGGGGGAGGAAGAGGGGGCGGCGGAAGACGAGCAGGAGGAGGTTGGGGCAGCCGAGGACGAGCAGGAGGAGGTAGGGGCGGCGGAGGATGGACATGGATATTCGCAAATTCCGGTGGAAGAAATTGTAGAAATTCAGCTTCTAGATTTTGGATCTTATTACTAATTATATTTGTAATCTTGGATATAACGACGTTGttttttttctattaa